A stretch of the Agelaius phoeniceus isolate bAgePho1 chromosome 1, bAgePho1.hap1, whole genome shotgun sequence genome encodes the following:
- the LOC129117980 gene encoding serpin B6-like, with protein MESLCAANSTFAVDLLRKLCEKNSGQNVFFSPFSISSALSMVLLGARGSTEAQIRKVLSLKNAQDAHNGYQSLLSEINDPNTKYILRTVNRLYGEKTFEFLASFIESSQKSYHAGLEQMDFLHAWEDSRKQINGWVEERTEGKIQNLLAEGTLDSLTRLVLVNAIYFKGKWEEQFNKQSTRERPFQINKNETRPVQMMFREANFNMTYIGDFQTKILELPYVGNELSMIILLPDAIQDGSTGLERLERELTYEKLMGWINPKMMDYTEVMVYLPRFKLEENYDLKPVLSSMGMPDAFESGKADFSGISPSNEQVLSEVIHKSFVEVNEEGTEAAAATAMVICGCSAVMSTAEFIADHPFLFFIRHNKTCSILFCGRFCCP; from the exons ATGGAAAGCCTCTGTGCAGCAAACAGCACTTTTGCTGTGGACCTGTTAAGAAAGCTGTGTGAGAAGAACAGTGGGCAGAATGTGTTCTTTTCACCATTTAgtatttcttctgctttgtCTATGGTTTTGCTGGGTGCAAGAGGTAGCACTGAAGCCCAAATTCGTAAG GTGCTTTCTCTGAAGAATGCCCAGGATGCTCACAATGGGTATCAGTCCCTTCTCTCTGAAATTAATGATCCAAACACCAAATACATCCTGAGAACTGTGAACCGGCTCTATGGAGAAAAGACCTTTGAGTTTCTTGCA TCATTTATAGAGTCCAGTCAGAAATCCTACCATGCTGGCCTGGAACAGATGGACTTCCTGCATGCTTGGGAGGATTCCAGGAAACAAATCAATGGCTGGGTGGAGGAAAGAACTGAAG GTAAAATTCAGAACCTGTTGGCAGAGGGGACTCTTGATTCCCTGACCAGGCTTGTGTTGGTGAATGCCATCTATTTCAAAGGCAAGTGGGAAGAGCAGTTCAACAAACAGAGTACCAGAGAAAGGCCATTCCAAATTAATAAG AACGAGACCAGACCTGTGCAGATGATGTTCAGGGAGGCAAATTTTAACATGACCTACATTGGGGACTTCCAGACCAAAATCCTGGAGCTGCCCTATGTGGGTAATGAACTGAGCATGATCATCCTGCTCCCTGATGCAATCCAGGATGGCTCCACAGGCTTGGAGAGA CTGGAAAGAGAACTTACATATGAGAAGCTGATGGGTTGGATCAATCCTAAAATGATGGACTATACAGAGGTGATGGTGTATTTACCCCGATTTAAACTGGAAGAAAATTATGATCTGAAACCGGTTCTGAGCAGCATGGGAATGCCTGATGCATTTGAGTCAGGGAAGGCTGACTTTTCAGGAATCTCACCTAGTAATGAGCAGGTGCTCTCTGAAGTGATTCACAAATCCTTTGTGGAAGTCAATGAAGAAGGCActgaagcagctgctgccacagcaatGGTAATATGTGGGTGTTCCGCTGTTATGTCCACTGCAGAATTCATTGCTGATCATcccttcctcttcttcatccGGCACAACAAAACTTGCAGCATTTTGTTCTGTGGCAGATTTTGCTGTCCCTAA
- the LOC129120837 gene encoding uncharacterized protein LOC129120837 has protein sequence MESLSVSTNSFTLDLYKKLNETSKGQNIFFSPWSIATALAMVHLGAKGDTASQMAEVLHFKPTAREEGSAETTRPSPARPKKRKMDPEHEGAENIHSGFKKLLCDINKRKSTYLLKSANRLYEEKTYPLLPKFLQLITSYYNAKPQAVNFKRAAEQVRAQINSWVENKTERKIQSLLPAGSLHSRTVLVLVNAIYFKGKWEKKFLEKNTSEMPFRISKTKTKPVHMMFLKDKFFILHETTMKFRIIELPYVENELSMFLLLPDDINDNTTGLELVERELTYEKLSEWTKSDNMMKAEVDLYLPKLKLEENYDLKSPLSSMGIRNAFDPGQADFTGMSVKKDLFISQVIHKAFVEVNEEGTEAAAATGVLMMRSRVPTMTFKADHPFIFFIRHNKSQTILFFGRFCSPYCFLPAGAAAVRLELFVWERREHCGVEASPAGQARGGGGRGTLRSREGQTFGVLCLSLLEQCQVPPCPSPPMQRRRGQEPDSSGTVSFPVSQGELRCQGPSLGAVRALALLGSMESLCAANSTFAVDLLRKLCEMKSGQNVFFSPFSISSALSMVLLGARGSTEAQISKVLSLKNAQDAHNGYQSLLSEINDPNTKYILRTVNRLYGEKTFEFLASFIESSQKSYHAGLEQMDFLHAWEDSRKQINGWVEERTEGKIQNLLAEGILDSLTRLVLVNAIYFKGKWEEQFNKQSTRERPFQINKNETRPVQMMFKEANFNMTYIGDFQTKILELPYVGNELSMIILLPDAIQDGSTGLERLERELTYEKLIDWINPEMMDSTKVRVSLPRFKLEENYDLKPLLSSMGMPDAFDLGKADFSGISSGNELVLSEVVHKSFVEVNEEGTEAAAATAAVMMMRCAMIVPEFTADHPFLFFIRHNKTCSILFCGRFCCP, from the exons ATGGAATCTCTCTCAGTGTCAACCAACAGCTTCACTCTGGACCTTTACAAAAAGCTGAATGAAACTTCCAAAGgccaaaacattttcttttctccttggaGTATTGCAACTGCTCTTGCCATGGTCCACTTGGGTGCAAAAGGTGACACTGCAAGCCAGATGGCTGAG GTTCTTCATTTTAAGCCGACTGCAAGAGAAGAAGGATCAGCTGAGACAACAAGGCCTTCTCCTGCAAgaccaaagaaaagaaagatg GATCCTGAGCACGAGGGAGCAGAAAACATCCACTCTGGCTTCAAAAAGCTCCTGTGTGACATCAACAAACGCAAAAGCACTTACTTGCTGAAGAGTGCCAACCGACTGTATGAAGAAAAGACCTACCCATTACTGCCT aagtttttACAACTCATCACAAGCTATTACAATGCAAAGCCACAAGCTGTAAACTTTAAGAGAGCTGCAGAACAAGTCAGAGCACAGATCAATTCATGGGtagaaaataaaactgaga GGAAAATACAGagtctgctgcctgcaggatcACTCCATTCTCGCACTGTGTTGGTCTTAGTAAATGCCATTTATTTCAAAGGAAAGTGGGAGAAGAAATTTCTGGAGAAAAATACTTCTGAGATGCCCTTCAGAATAAGCAAG ACCAAGACTAAACCTGTACACATGATGTTTTTGAAAGATAAATTTTTCATACTCCATGAAACCACCATGAAATTCAGAATCATTGAGCTGCCATATGTGGAAAATGAACTCAGCAtgttccttctccttcctgatGACATCAATGATAACACTACTGGCCTGGAGCTG GTGGAAAGAGAGCTGACATATGAGAAACTGTCTGAATGGACCAAATCAGACAATATGATGAAGGCTGAAGTGGATCTATACCTGCCCAAGTTGAAGCTGGAAGAAAACTATGACCTTAAATCCCCTCTGAGCAGCATGGGGATACGAAATGCTTTTGACCCGGGTCAGGCTGATTTCACAGGGATGTCAGTGAAGAAGGATCTTTTCATCTCACAGGTTATTCACAAAGCTTTTGTGGAGGTCAATGAAGAAGGTAcggaggcagcagctgccacaggtgTCTTGATGATGAGATCAAGAGTCCCAACAATGACTTTCAAAGCAGACCACCCTTTTATCTTCTTTATCAGACACAACAAATCACAAACCATCCTCTTCTTTGGAAGGTTTTGCTCACCCTA CTGCTTCTTGCCAGCTGGAGCCgcggcggtgcggctggagctcTTCGTGTGGGAGCGCCGGGAGCACTGCGGGGTTGAGGCGTCTCCCGCGGGTCAAGCCCGGGGCGGGGGCGGAAGAGGAACTCTTCGCTCCAGGGAGGGCCAAACCTTTGGCGTTTTGTGCCTCAGCTTGCTGGAACAGTGTCAGgttcctccctgcccttccccgcCCATGCAGAGGCGCAGGGGTCAGGAGCCCGACAGCAGCGGGACCGTGtcattccctgtgtcccagggagAGCTGCGATGCCAAGGCCCATCACTAGGAGCTGTCCGCGCTCTTGCCCT GCTTGGAAGCATGGAAAGCCTCTGTGCAGCAAACAGCACTTTTGCTGTGGACCTGTTAAGAAAGCTGTGTGAGATGAAAAGTGGGCAGAATGTGTTCTTTTCACCATTTAgtatttcttctgctttgtCTATGGTTTTGCTGGGTGCAAGAGGTAGCACTGAAGCCCAAATAAGCAAG GTGCTTTCTCTGAAGAATGCCCAGGATGCTCACAATGGGTATCAGTCCCTTCTCTCTGAAATTAATGATCCAAACACCAAATACATCCTGAGAACTGTGAACCGGCTCTATGGAGAAAAGACCTTTGAGTTTCTTGCA TCATTTATAGAGTCCAGTCAGAAATCCTACCATGCTGGCCTGGAACAGATGGACTTCCTGCATGCTTGGGAGGATTCCAGGAAACAAATCAATGGCTGGGTGGAGGAAAGAACTGAAG GTAAAATTCAGAACCTGTTGGCAGAGGGGATTCTGGATTCCCTGACCAGGCTTGTGTTGGTGAATGCCATCTATTTCAAAGGCAAGTGGGAAGAGCAGTTCAACAAACAGAGTACCAGAGAAAGGCCATTCCAAATTAATAAG AACGAGACCAGACCTGTGCAGATGATGTTCAAGGAGGCAAATTTTAACATGACCTACATTGGGGACTTCCAGACCAAAATCCTGGAGCTGCCCTATGTGGGTAATGAACTGAGCATGATCATCCTGCTCCCTGATGCAATCCAGGATGGCTCCACAGGCTTGGAGAGA CTGGAAAGAGAACTTACATATGAGAAGCTAATAGATTGGATCAATCCTGAAATGATGGACTCTACAAAAGTGAGGGTATCTTTACCCCGATTTAAACTGGAAGAAAATTATGATCTGAAACCCCTTCTGAGCAGCATGGGAATGCCTGATGCATTTGATTTGGGGAAGGCAGACTTCTCAGGAATCTCATCTGGGAACGAGCTGGTGCTCTCTGAAGTGGTTCACAAATCCTTTGTGGAAGTCAATGAAGAAGGCActgaagcagctgctgccacagctgcagtgatgATGATGCGTTGTGCAATGATAGTTCCGGAATTCACTGCTGATCATcccttcctcttcttcatccGGCACAACAAAACTTGCAGCATTTTGTTCTGTGGCAGATTTTGCTGTCCCTAA